From Agrobacterium vitis:
ATACACCGAGGTCAGAGCCGTTTGCCAGTCATGGGTGTGAACGACATCGGGAACCCAGCCCGGCAGGCTGCCAGCGGCAATTTCGGCGGCGGCCAGAGACAGGACCGCAAATCGCTTCCAATTGTCGGGATGGTCGAGGCCGTTCTCATCCACATAAGGGCCGCCCGGCCGGTCGAACAATTGCGGTGCATCGAGCACGAAAAGATCGAGGCCATGGATGCTGGCGGCATAGAGTGCGGCGGATTCGCCAAGAAGATCTTCGAAAACCAACAGCGGCGGCTGGTCCCGGATCAATCTGCGGACATTGCTATAGCCTGGAATCAACGTCCGCGTGGCAACACCAAAACTTGCGAGCGCCTTTGGCAGAGCGCCCGTGACATCGCCGAGACCGCCAGTTTTGACGAGCGGAAAAATTTCCGAGGTGACGGAAAGCGAGAGCAGACTCTGATCGATGACATTGCCTTTCTGCATGCGTTGCGGAAGGCAGCGGATTCCAGCCGCAGCGATCGCCATGTCCTGCCGGTCTGAAAAAACAGGTGCCATCAGATTATCTTTCGCTTGCGTTTCGTCGTTGCGGCAGGCTTTGGATCTTGGGGCACATCGGCCATCTCAGCTTCTGGGCTTTGTCTGGTCTTGGCCGCCTGAGCCTTGGTCGTTGGGGCCTTGGCAGTCTGCGTTTTGGCGGCTTGGCTCGCACGCTTGAGCGCGCCTGCCTTAGCCTTTTGCGCAGATTGGGATAGCTCGTAAAATTCGCGATGGGCCTGTTGCCAATGGGCATCATCCTTCCCGTGTGGCTTGCCTTCTTCTTCCCAAAGGCTATAGGCTCGCTTTTCGATCCACTCTTTGTCGGATGGCTTCATCGTCTATCTCCCATTGACCACCCCTCTAACGTGAAATCGGCCGTTTCTGTTCCCCTAACAGCAGTGATTTAGTGAAATTTTCATCGCTGACTTGCGGATAGGCAGAGGGCGATAAAGGTGCCGTCGATCAACGCCCTTGGCAGACAAGGAATTATCGCTTTTTCAGGAACAATAACCCCTGCCCATCTGTTTTCGACCCGAGCGTCACACACGAAGAGAAGACAGTGGGACAAAGGAGAAGACAATGGAATTGATTGGCACTTTGGTGCATCCTGAAAAGGGCGGACGGTCCGGATATAATGTCGAGTTCGTTTCCGACAGCGGTGATGTGGTCTCTGTACAACTGAAACAAAGCGAGGGACGGGCTCTCACACGCGAAAATGCGCCGGAAGCAGCCAGGTCGCTACTGGAAGAAATCAGCACGAAAGAGGTTGTTGAAGGGGGTACGCGCCACGCCGATCAAGCCCGGCGGGATGAGGGCGACCGTGATCTCAACGATGCCCTGGAAGATACTTTTCCTGCCAGCGACCCGGTCTCGATGGCGACCACCAGCACGATCGGTGGCACGGGAAATAACGACAACTGATTATCGCATCATGGTGCTCGGCCAAAAGTTGACAGGTTGACATCTGTCAACGGCGAGTGGGGACGGTATGTCTGTCACTCGCGGGTTAGCAAAAAGAAGAATGGCCTGTCGAAATCACGATGCTCCATCAGTCCGAGACAGCGGCGGTCATCGATACGGCGGAAATGGTCGATGATCGGCTTTTCGTCATAGATCATCGCTGCGCTGACAGTGCCGCCCAATGCGACAGGCCTTAACCGGGCTTTTGGGCGGCCAGAAGCGAAAAACCGCCCTAAATTACGGACTGCCGTTCGTCCTACCGCGTTATTGAACAGCCTGGGCGATGCAAGCAAAAGCCGCAGCGGAATGAAAAACGGGTTTAACGGATAAAAACCGAAGCGGTCGCGCATGATAAGCGGATGGCCTTCGTCGGCTGAGACGAAATTCTTGCCGTGCCAACCGAAAGGCGGCAACAGGCCGTCTATCAGATGATTTGTCGCTAACTCCTGCCCTAACCACATGCCGATCATGTCATCGACTTCGAGGGCTGGCAGTTGAAGAAACCTGGCGATTGCTTCTTCGCCTGTTGTGCCATGCTGTTGCCATTGGGTCAGCCAGTCCGTATCTGCAAAAACCTGTGTTGTCACGGCAATGTGTTCCCGCTTTCTAGAGTGTCCGGTCCGGCGCATTGCATGACGTTTTCCCTTGCCTCATGAGGCTCCTCTCCGGCTGATGGTCCTGGACGGTTTGCTCGTTGTGCCTCGCTTGCGGTCTCTATGGCAGATCGCTTTTGGGGCGTTGTCGATGGGGCCAAGAACCCTGCGGTTTTGCTTTCATTGCTGCATTATTGCGCTTTCTATGCGGCAATTATGCGTTGCTGCTATCAACATCACTTCACGGCATTTGTTCCTTTTGTGACTGTCACGCTGCGTTGAACGTGGGTGAGGTATTGTGTTTGCGGCTATTTCGGGCGTTTGATCCCTTTGATACATCTTCAGAAAACGAGCCGGACGCAGGACCGGATTTGTCTGAAACGCTGAAAAGTGATGG
This genomic window contains:
- a CDS encoding DUF2934 domain-containing protein — its product is MKPSDKEWIEKRAYSLWEEEGKPHGKDDAHWQQAHREFYELSQSAQKAKAGALKRASQAAKTQTAKAPTTKAQAAKTRQSPEAEMADVPQDPKPAATTKRKRKII
- a CDS encoding DUF4334 domain-containing protein, whose amino-acid sequence is MTTQVFADTDWLTQWQQHGTTGEEAIARFLQLPALEVDDMIGMWLGQELATNHLIDGLLPPFGWHGKNFVSADEGHPLIMRDRFGFYPLNPFFIPLRLLLASPRLFNNAVGRTAVRNLGRFFASGRPKARLRPVALGGTVSAAMIYDEKPIIDHFRRIDDRRCLGLMEHRDFDRPFFFLLTRE